The stretch of DNA CGTCGCGATCTTCCGGGACAGGCCCGCAAGAGTCAGAGCGGCGGAAGAAGCGCTCGCGCTCTTGACCGCCTTCGAGCGCGTCGTCGATCGCGATGATCGCCGCTCCTGTATTGACTTCGTAAGTTCTGTCGCCGCCCAGCAGGATAGGCATCGAGGAAACTGTTAATTCAGTTGGCGTGCGGTTCGCTTCATCTGGCCGGCCAGAAGCTTTCCGAACTCCAAGAGCGTCGCGTCGATCAGCGTGCGCAGGAGAGGCGAACCGACTTCTGCAACCAGCGGGCGGACCGCGATCAACGCGTCGACGACTCGATCGATCGCTCGAAGCCGCTGGGCTGAAGCGGTCAGGTCGTCCTGGCTGCCATCCCCGAGATCCAGGACGACGCCGAGGCAGCGTTGCCCCTGGCCGCGCGCGTCAACCTCGACCCGGCCTCGTGCAGCGACGCGACGCACGCCACCGGGACCATCGTTGGTCTGGAACTCGGCCTCGAAGCGCCCTGCCGTGTGGTGTGCCTCGTGCACCAGATACGCGACCCGCTCGCGATCGTCGGGATGAACGCCTTCCAGAAACGCCGTCACCGGGACGCCCGCCGCGGCACGCTGCTCGTCGAGGCCGAGCAGGTTGGGCAGAGCCCCCGTCATCGCGACGGTCTGTGTGGCGAGGTCCGTTTCCCAGAAGCCGACATAGCCGGAGGCGGCCAAGGCAGATTGCAGGGACGGCGTCACGGGCGATCTCCCCGGTTGTTCTCGTTCAAGCAACGCAACTTGAGGGTTCAACGAGCCGCGATCTCCATCCGTTCCCCCCGGCACAGTCGCGCAGAAGCGGGATGAGGTCATGGTCGCGATAGACGTCTTCACGATCGCCCCGACAGTGCCGTTGCTCGCGGGATTGCGACCGCTGTCGTCAATCCCGCCCGTCGATCACAAGCATCAATGTCGTCACTTGCAGGCCTGAAGCCGCGCCATGAGGACATCGATCTCGATCACAGGCTCCGTCGACACGCTCGCCACAGACTTTACGCGACGTCTCTACCCGGAGCGGATGCCAGTTCTCCGAGACCTGTACCTCGGCGGATCGGCCGCGCCAGACGACGTCCGGCGGGGTGCGAGCGATGCCGGCTTCCTGGCGGTGCCGGACCGCGAGCCCAACCGCAGGACTGCACCGCGCTCGGCCGCATCCATGCCGGGACGATGATCCGCGCGCCGACCGAGATTGTCCGGAAAGGGCCGGCCGACATGCGCTGCGTCATCGCGGCGGCAGATCCCGGGAGAGCATCTCGGCTCTCCGCCGGCCGGAGGCGAGCTTCGGGCAGCTCCCACCGACGCTTCTGTAGAGAGGTTGGGTCGGCCGCAGGATGGTCGCTCTGGGTGGTTACGCGACGGTCCGCTTGCGCGGGACAATTTCGGGGCGGCGGATGTCGTCGCCACGCCTGTCCCGACCCGAAGCAGGCCCTCCCGACGTCCGCCTCGCGTCGTTCCGACGTGTCGGCCTGCTACGACCGGTTCGATCGAGAACGTCGCTTTGCGAGGTCTCACGGCACAGCCGGACCCGACCGATGGCGTTGGCTCGCCGCGTCGATGCCCACGATGAGCCGGCATCAGGCTTGATGCCGGAATCACGGCGCGCTGGATCGAACAGCGACCGGGCGACGTTCCTCACCGCCTAGACTGGCCAAACAGGAGGAACGGTCATGCGTATTCGCCATCTGCTGCCGCTCGTCGGCTTGCTCACGCTCACGGCCTGCAAAGACGAGAAGAAGGCCGAGGCCCCCCCGCCTCCGCCACCTCCTGCCAGCACGGCGCCGGCAAACCCTGCGCCTCCCGCAACGACGACGAACCCGGCTCCGGCCAACAAGCCGTAGCCAACGAGCCTTGAAGGTGGCGGGCCCCGTCGCGTAGTCTCGAGAAACGGGCCCGGCCCTTCGCAACCGGGCTGAGGGCGCGGCTCTGTTCATGAAACGCGCACCCACACCGGACCGCTTGGATCGACTGCTCCGGGTGGGACGCTGCCCGTCCGCTTCTGGGCGCCAGAGGCCAGAAGCGGACGGGTCGGAGTCAACTTTGCCGTCGCGCTGCGCCGCTGTCAGCGCCGCTCATTGCGCCGTCTCGCCGGCGAGGGGCGCGTCAGGACACAGGCCAGCTGAGCGCTTGTCCCACGTTCGCACGATGATGCCGCCGGCCGAGTGCGCGGTGGCCTCTCGGTATCCGGGCGCGGATCTCGTGGACGCCTTCGCGGTGACGCTGCCCGGGCCGGGGCCGCATGACCTGTCAAGGCTGGCTCAAGAGGCGCTCTCGAACCCCGCCCCCTGGATCACGGCAGCCATGGCACTGCGCGACGCGGCGGTGCGCCTCTTCGGGGTTCGGACGTCGGGGGCGATGAGGGCCCGCCTCAAGGCCGACGGCCGGGACCGGATCGACTTCTTCCCGGTACTCTCTCGGTCTGAGCGCGAGATCGTCCTGGGAGAGGACGACCGCCACCTCGATTTTCGCCTGTCGCTTCTTCTCAGCCAACGCCCGGACGGGCGGGAGGACCTCGTCGCCACCACGGTCGTCCGCTGCCGTAACCGCCTCGGACACGCCTATCTCGCGGCCATCATGCCCGGGCACATCCTCGTTGTCCGCTCCGCCCTGAGAAGGGCCGCGGCATTCCAGGCCGGCCGGATGGCCGTTTGACGGACATCGCAGCCCATCGGCACCGCCAGGGCCGCTCCTGAGCGTGCGGGGCGGCGGATCCCGATCGCACCGCGAGCTGCTGAACCGCTCTCCACCCTGTCCGGCCGTTTCCAGGACCTCCGCGCGGGATCGGCACGGCTTTCGCGATATTCGAATCCTATCGGGATCGCGCGGCGCCCTACCTTGCCCTTCCCTGCGTCGATGCCACGCGTCGCGGCGTCGACAATGGCTGGCCCGGTCTGGGTAGGCCGAAGCCCCTCCTGATCGGAGGCTCTGATCCGGCTCAGGCCGTGCCCCCCGTCAGTCCCGGTGCCGAGAGGCCGGTCGCGATCTCGATCCATCATCGTTCTCGAGAACGAGTCCGTCGGCCCACGATGTCAGCGATCGGCGTCCCGCACACCGGAAGCGGTCGGCTCGACCTCCACCCGACGGCGACGCCCGGCGGCGCATCGGCGCCGGTCGAAGCTTGCCGGAAGGGGCTCATCCGCTCCGGAGACGTTGTCCGGAGAGGTGGTCGCAGGCGGTTCGTCAGCCCGAGCTGAGCGCCATGACCACTGCTGGATGAGAAGGACGGTGTCGGCCGTTCTCCTGCAAGGCCCGCCTCCGGAATTGCCCATCCTTGTTTCGACGACGCACGGTTCCGACGCCCGACCCTGCCTCCCGTCCCGCCGCCTCGCGGCTGGTGGTCTCGGGCGTGAGCCGGCGGTTCGGCCGGACGCTCGCCCTGGACCGCGTCTCGTTGACCCTCGAGCCGGGCGAGATCGTGGCGGTGCTCGGCGCCTCCGGCTGCGGGAAGAGCACGCTGCTGCGGCTCATCGCCGGCCTGGACGCGCCGGACGCGGGCGAGATCGCCATCGGCGGCCGGCGCGTCGCCGGCCGCGGCCGCAACGAGTCGCCCGCGACCCGCGGCGTCGGGCTCATGTTCCAGGACTACGCGCTGTTTCCCCATCTCACCGTGCTCGCCAATGTTCGCTTCGGCCTCGCCCATCTCGGTGGCGCGGGGGCGGAGCGCGTCGCCCGCGAGCGGCTCGAGCAGGTGGGCTTGGCGCACCGGGCCGACAGCTATCCGGGCACCCTGTCGGGCGGCGAAGCGCAGCGGGTGGCGCTCGCCCGCGCCCTGGCACCGCGCCCGCGGGTCCTGCTCCTCGACGAGCCGTTCTCGAACCTCGATGCCGGCAACCGCGATCGCGTTCGCGCCGACACCCTCGCCGTCCTGCGCCGGGACCGGACCGGCGCGCTCCTCGTGACCCACGACGCTGCGGAGGCCGTGGCCTTCGCGAACCGCATCGTCCTGATCCACCGCGGCCGGATCGTCCAATCCGGCACGCCCGAGGCGATCTACGGCGCGCCGGAGACGCCCTTCGCCGCCAGGGCGCTCGGCGAGATCATCGAGATTCCGGGCCGGGCGGCGGCCGACCGCATCGCGACGCCGCTCGGTCCGCTGCCCCGGCCTGCCGCCCTGCCGGACGGGGATGTGACGGTGTGCCTTCGCCCGGAGGCGATCCGTCTGAAGGCCTCGCGCGGACCGGCGGGGAACGGGGTGCGCGCCTCCGTCCTCGGCCGCACCTTCGCGGGACCGCGCCTGCGCCTGGATCTCGCGGTGACCGGCCTCGACGCGCCGCTGCGCCTGCACCTCCCGCCGGCGGCCGTTCCCGGAGACGAGGTCGGCATTCACCTTGTGCCGGAACAGGCTCACATCTTCCCTGCAGCAGGCGCCAGCGAAGACAAGCCTGCACTGAATTAGAATATTTAAAAACAAAACTTTCTTGCGATATAATGATTACACGTATACCGCCCTACGCATCGTTTGATGAAGGGGGTTTTGCCGTGTCGTCTCTCTCCGGAAAGTTCGCCTGGTCTGGCCTCGTCCTTTCGCTCGGCCTCGGCGTGACTGCCCACGCGGCGGAGGTGAACCTCTACACGACGCGGGAACCGGGCCTGATCCGCCCCCTGCTCGAAGCCTACACCGCCAAGAGCGGCGTCAAGGTCAACACCGTCTTCGTGGAGAAGGGCCTCGCCGAGCGCGTCGCCGCCGAGGGTGCCCGCTCCTCCGCCGACATCCTCATGACGGTCGATATCGGCAACCTGATCGAACTCGTGGACCGCGATCTCGCCCAGCCGGTGCGCTCGCCCGCGCTGGAGGCGGCGGTGCCCGCGCCCCTGCGCGACGCCGAAGGCCGGTGGTTCGCCCTCTCGATGCGCGCCCGCGTGCTTTACGCCGACGAGACTCTCTCGGGCCTCACCGCCGCGACCTACGAGTCCCTCGCCGATCCGCAGTGGACGGGAAAGGTGTGCCTGCGCTCGGGACAGCACCCCTACAACACCGCCCTGATCTCGGCCTTCCTCGTCCGCCACGGCGCGGAGAAGACCGAAGCGTGGCTGCGCGGGCTGAAGGCCAATCTCGCCCGGAAGGCGGCGGGCGGTGACCGCGACGTGGCCCGGGACATCGCCGCCGACCTCTGCGAGGTCGGTCTCGGGAATTCCTACTATGTCGGGCTGATGCGCTCGGGGCGCGGCGGACCGGACCAGCAGAAATGGGGCAAGGCGATCAAGGTCGTGCTCCCGACCTTCGAGGGCGGCGGCACCCATGTGAACGTCTCGGGCGCCGTCGTCGCCAAGGCGGCGCCCAATCGCGAGGAGGCGGTGAAGCTCCTCGAATATCTCGTCTCCGACGAGGCGCAGGCGGTCTACGCCAACGCCGACTACGAGTATCCCGTGAAGGCCGGCGCCGCGATCGACCCGCTGCTCGCGAGCCTCGGCACCCTGACGATCGATCAGACGCCGCTGCTGGAGATCGCCCGCAACCGCAAGGCGGCGAGCCTGCTCGTCGACAAGGTCGGTTTCGACAACTGAGCCCGTGCGGACGAGGATGGCGGCGACGCGCGGTCTCGGCTGGGCGGGCGCGGCGGCGCTGGCGGCGCTGCTGCTCTCGCCGGTCATCTCCCTTGGGATCGCGGCCCTCGGTGGCGGCAGCGAACTCTGGCCGCATCTGGCCGCCTACGTGTTGCCGCAGGCGATCCGGGACACCTCCCTCCTGCTGGCGGGCGTCGGGCTCCTGGTGATCGGGCTCGGGACCGGGGCCGCGTGGCTGGTCTCGGCCTTCGACTTTCCCGGCCGCCGCGTCCTAGAAGGCGCGCTGCTTCTGCCGCTGGCGATGCCGACCTATGTCGTGGCCTACGCCTATCTCGACCTGTCGCATCCCCTCGGGCCGCTTCAGGCCGGGCTGCGGAGCCTGCTCGGCCTGTCGAGCCCCCGCGACCTGCCCCTGCCGGACCTGCGCTCGCTACCGGGCTGCATCCTGCTCCTCGGCTTCGTCCTGTACCCGTACGTCTACCTGCCGACGCGGGCGCTGTTCCTGATGCAGGCGGGCACGTTGCTGGAGGCCGCGCGGGTGCTCGGCGCCGGGCCGTTCCGCAGCTTCCTGCGGGTCGCCCTCCCGCTTGCCCGCCCGGCGGTGGCGCTCGGCACCGGCCTCGCCCTGATGGAGGCGCTGAACGATGTCGGTGCTGCCGAGTTCCTGGGCGTGCGCACCTTGACCGTACAGGTCTACGCGACTTGGGTGAACCGCTCCGATCTACCCGGCGCGGCGCAGATCGCGCTGGTGATGCTCGCCTGCGTCGTCGCCCTCGTCGGCCTGGAGCGGCTGGCCCGGGGCGGGCGCGGCTATGCCGGCAGCGCCCGCCGGAACGCGGCGGTCACGCGGCGTCGGCTCTCCGGCTGGCGCGCCGGAACCGCCGTGGCCCTCGGCGCGACGCCGGTCGTCCTCGGCTTTCTGCTGCCTGCGGGCCACCTCGCCTGCGAGGCATGGCGGCGGGTCGCGGGCGGGGGGTGGCCCGACACGCTGGCGGTCCAGACCGGCAACACGATCCTCTACGCGAGCCTCGCGACGGGGGTGACGGTGGTGGTCGGCCTGCTGGTGGCGGCGGCGCCGTTCCTGTTGAGCGCCCGCGCCGGGCGCGCGCTGATTCGCGCGGCGGGGCTCGGCTATGCCATGCCCGGCACCGTGCTGGCGGTGGGGTTGCTCGGCCCCCTGGCGCTGATCGATTCCGGGTTGCTCGAGGCGGGCTTCGCCACCGTCTCGGTGGGGCTTGGGACGGGCGCAGCCCTGGTCATCGCCTACGCTCTGCGCTTCCTGACCGTGACGGTGGGCGCCAGCGAGGCCGGCCTGGCGCGGATCCCGCACACCATATCGGACGCGGCCCGGGTCCTGGGGCGCGGGCGGCTCGCCACGCTCGCCACCGTGCAGATCCCGCTGGCCTGGCCCGCGATGCTGAGCGGCGGGCTGCTGGCGTTCGTCGACATCGCCAAGGAGCTGCCGGTGACGCTGCTCCTGCGCCCTCTCAACGTCGAGACATTGAGCACGTTTCTCTACGGCGAGGCGGCGCGCGGCACGTACGAGGATGGCGCCGTCGCCGCAGTTCTCATCGTGATGATCGGTCTCGTGCCGGTCACGCTGCTCCTGAGGATCGACGAGAACGCGGTGTGGCGACGGAGATAGGTCGTCTCGAGCGGATCGGCGGCGCGTGATCGGGGCGACCATCCACGGCTTCATGCTCGCGAGACCGTCCCGGCAACGCGCTGGACGCGGGGCGCATGGCGCGGGCAGGCCAGGGTCGAGGCAATGGTCACCTTCGCGACGGCCGCCTCCGCCTCGGTGCGGCGGCCGGTGTCCCAACGACGGCCGTCGCCGGTGCGGCACCCGTTCCGACGCCTCGAACCGTCGCCGCCGTCGGATCAGGACGTCCGCAGCAGCCTGCCCAATCCTTGCCGCACGGTGAGGCAGGGCGGTCCGGTCGTGGCGTTCGAGGAGGGCTGCGGGCGCTCAGCCGGGCGCGGGCCCTGCTCAGCCATGCGGGGGGTGATACCGTCGAGGTCGGAGCGCTGATCAGGGCTGAGGTGGCGGCGCACGCGAGCGGAGCCCGGGACCGACCGACGATTGCTGGACCGCGAGTCTCTCGGAAGGCGCGGCAGATCCAGAGCTTCGCCCCGGCCCTGCACGAGCTGACCACCGATGCGGTGGAGTCCGGTGCGCTGACGGTCGAGACCGGCCGGCTCGACGCGACCTGGGAGTCGTCCTCGACCGGCGCGGATGTCGGCGACGGGCCTGGGGCTGGATCGAGAGCGGTGTCGCCATCAATCCGGAGGCGACGACGCGCCGGGGCTACGGCACGGAGTTGATCCTGGAGGGCGTGGCGCGAGCCTTCGACCGGATCGACGACACGCGTTTCGCGGGGGAGTCGGAGAGCCTCATTTCTCACGAAAAGCGCGTCGGGCCTGATCGACGAGCGGCTTCGTGAGGTAGGAGAGAACGGTTCGGTCGGCAGTTCGGATGAAGGCCTCCACCGGCATGCCGGGCATCAACTTGGCCCCATCCAGCCGATTCAACTCCTCCTTCGTCACGCCCAGGCGAACAAGATAGTAGAAGCTGCCGGTCCGCTTGTCTTCGCTCACGTCCGCGGCGATCCGGACGACCCGGCCGTTCAGTTCCGGCGTTGTGCGCTGGTCGAAGCTCGGGAAGCGAAGTCCGGCGGCTTGGCCGGTCTGCAGCCGATCGATGTCTTGCGGCGCGACCCGAACCTCCGCGACGAGCGAGTCCGCATTCGGCACGATCAGCATGATCTGCTCGCCCGGGGAGATCACGCCGCCACGGGTGTGGACCGCGAGTTCGTGCACGTAGCCGGTCTGCGGCGCGCGGATCTCGATGCGCTGCAGCTGGTCGAAGGCCGTGATCCTCTGCTCGGTCAGCGTCGCGGCCTTCGCGCGGTTCTCGGCCAGTTCCTTGGCGACGTCGCTGCGCAGATTCTGCTCCAGCTGGATGATCTGAAGCTCGGTCTCCGAGACCTTGCCCTTGGTCTGCGCGATGTTCGCGACGAGGACGCCGCGCTCACCCTTCAGGCGGGACATGTCCCGCTGGAGGCTCGTGAGCCGGGTCAGCTGGATGAGGTTCTTCTTCCAGAGATCCTCGACGCCCTCGTATTCCCGCCCGATGATCGCGGTCTCCTGCTCCTTGGCGGCGGCCTGCTCGGCCAGACCTTTGATCTCCTCGTTCAGCTGACCGATCCGCTCGCGGAGCTGCGCCTTCTGGCCCTGGAGCGCGTCCCGTCGGAAGCGGAACAGCTTGCGCTCGCCGTCGACGATCCGGGCCACTTCCGGTCCGGCTCCCTCGAGCTCGGGGGCGATGGCGAGGCTGTCGCGGCCGTCGCGCTCCGCCTCCAGTCGGGCGTTGCGCGCCGCGATCTCCCACAGGCTCTTGGTGACGCCGTCGTAGGTGGCCCGGGCGGTGGTCGCGTCCAGGCGCACCAGCAGGTCGCCCGCCTGGACGCGCGCACCCTCCTGGATCGGCAGTTCGGCGACGACGCCGCCGGTCGGATGCTGGACCTTCTTGATGTTGCTCTCGACGACCAGCGACCCCGTGGCGATGATGGCGCCGGACAACTCGGTCGCCGCCGTCCAGGCTGCCGCGCCCGTGGCGACCACGATCACGGCGGCGACGCCGGCGACGTGCCGCCGCAAGGAGCGCCGCGTCTCGCGGGTCGGATCCGCCCCCGGCCCGATGGGCGTGTGACCCGTCGTCATGCAACCCTCGTGGGCGTCCGTCGCGTCAGGGCATTGAGCTTCGACAGAACGTCGTCGCGCGGACCGTGCAGCTGCACGCGCCCCTCCCCCAGGACCAGGATGCGATCGACCGCCGCCAGGGCACTGGGCCGGTGGGCGATCACCACCACGATGCCGCCGCGGGCGCGCACGCCCTGCACGGCGGCCGACAGGGCGCGGTCGCCGTCGACGTCGAGATTCGAGTTCGGCTCGTCGAGGACCACGAGGAAGGGATCGCCGTAGAGCGCCCGCGCGAGCGCGATCCGCTGCCGCTGACCGCCGGAGAGGCCCAGGCCGCCAGAACCGACGCGGGCATCGTAGCCGCCCGGCAGGCGGAGCACGACCTCGTGCACGCCGGCGGCCTGGGCGGCCGCGAGCAGGGCCTCGGGGTTGGGCTCGGGATCGAAGCGCGTGATGTTCTCGGCGATCGTGCCGTCGAACATCTCGATGTCCTGCGGCAGGTAGCCGACCGCGCGCCCGAGGGCATCGGAGTCCCACTGATCGATCGACGCGCCGTCGAGGCGGATCACGCCGCGACTCGGGCGCGCCAGCCCGACGAGGGCACGGGCGAAGGTGGACTTGCCGGAGCCGCTGGCCCCGATCACGCCGAGGGCGCTGCCGGGGGCGAGGGCGACGTTGACGTCGTGGAGCACCAGGGTGTCGGTTCCGGGCGCCGCGATCGACAGGGCCGTCACGCGGACGCTCTCCCGCGGCGCCGGGAGCGGCGTGAGGGCGGCGGGCTCCCGCCGGGGCAGGAACGCGACGAGGCGGCCCCAGGCCTGTCGGGCGCCCGAGAACGACTTCCAGTTGGCGATCGCCAGGTCGACCGGCGCGAGGGCGCGGGCGGACAGGATCGTGGCGGCCAGCATCACGCCGGCCGTCGCCTCCTCGCGCACCACCAGGAAGGCTCCCAGACCGAGGATGCTGGATTGCAGCACCGTGCGCAGCAGGCGTGCCGTCGTGCCGAAGCCGATGGCCAGATCGTTTCCGTACGCCGCGACGTCGAGGTTCCGCCGGGCCCGGACCTGCCAGAGTTCCGCCATGCGGGACCGCATTCCGAGGGCCGAGAGCAGCGGTGCCGTCCGGTGCGCCATGTCGGTGAAGGACCGGCGCTCACCGGCCGTCCGGACGGCTTCCTGAGTGGAGGCGGACGAGGCCCAGTCCGTGAGGACCGTCAGCACGCACAGGAACAGGGCGCCCCCGGCCACCGCCGCGCCGAGCCAGGGATGGAACAGGAAGCAGACCGCGACGTAGAGCGGCACCCAGGGCAGGTCGAAGAAGGCGCTGACCGCCATGCTCGACACGAAGCCGCGGACGGTATCGAGATCGCGCAGGGCCTGGGGTCCGTCGTCGCCGCGCGGCATCTCGGCGCCGCGGGCCAGCAGGGCCCGGAAGATCCGCGGCCCCAGGCGCTCGTCGACGAGGCGACCGAAGCGCGCCAGGATGCGGGCCCGGAAGATCTCGAAGATGCTCTGGATCACGAGCAGCATCAGCGTGATGCCGGCGAGACCGACGAGCGTCGCGATGCTCCGGCTCGGCAGCACCCGGTCGTAGACCTGCAGCATGAAGATCGGGGCCGTGAGCATCAGCAGGTTGATGAGACCGCTGATGATCATCACGGTGATCAGGCACGTGCGTCCGGCCCGAACCGCGGACCAGAACTCCCGGCGCCTCGCGACACGCAACACGCGTTCGTCGGTCACAGATCGATCCCTCGGCTTTGCAGGTCAGCGAAGCGGTTCAGGCCGACGCGACGCGGGCCGCGGCGTCGGGACGGCCCCGCCGCGGAAGCGGCGGGGCCGGATCTCACAGGCCGAGCAGATGCAGGCCGCTCGTGGCCGTGTGGGGAGTCGGGTCCGCGTGCTGAACCTCGGCGTGGCCGCCGAGATCGATCGTGGCGATGCTGAGATCGACGCTGACGCCCTCAGCGGCACCCGCCCCGGCCGGCGCGGCGGATGTCGCCGACACCGCGTCCACGAGGTGGCCGACGAGGGAGTCGGCGCCGCCGCCGGTCTGCGGCAGGTGGATGCTGTCGCTGCCGAGCAGGTTCGCCGTGGCCAAACTCGGCTGATCGGCACTCACCGCGATCGCGCTCACCTCGACGGCGTGCGCCGGATCGGCGGAGGGCGTGAGCACGGCGACGTCCGCGACCGGGGTCGCGGTGGTCGGCCCCGCCGACACATCGATCAACGGGTGGGTCCCGGCTCCCGCCTCACCCGATGGGCCGCCGGTGAGATCGCCGAGCAGGCTCCCGACGGCGCCGCCCGCCGCACCGGCATCGTCCCCGCCCAGGACCGTGGTGACGGCCGCGACGACGCCGTCGACCGGAGTGCCGGTCTGGTGACCGTCCCCGCTGGCCGCAGGAAGGATCCCCGCGACCGAACCCAGCACGCTGCCAGCCGCACCGGTCACGGATCCGACGTCGCTCGCCACCTGCGCGACCGCGTGTGCCCCGTCGCCGGCCAGCACCGCGCCCGGCAGGTTGACGACATCGGTCACGAGATTGCTCGACTCGCCGAGTTCTCCCAAGCCGACCGCGGTTCCGAGATTGATCACGGCGTGGAGCGGGTCGTTCAGGGCCGGCACAGCGTGGCCGACCTGTTCCAGGCCGGCATGGACGCCGTCGATCAGCGTATTGGCGACATCCCCGACCGGCTGCAGCGGCGCGTCCGTCCCGAGGAGCGCGCCGGTCACGCCGGAGCCCGTGCCGCCGTTCAGGCCGCCCAGGAGACCATCGACGGCACCGGTACCCTGGCCACCCGTGAGGCCGCCGAGCGCGGAGGTGACCGGTGCCAGGAGGCCACCGCCCGGCAGGCCGGCTCCGAGACCGCCGCCGGCCGTGTCGAGGAGACCAGTCGCCGAGCCGACAACGCCGCCCAGCGCGTCCGCCACGTGCCCGAGATCGTCGGCGACCTGAGCCACGCCGCCCAACCCGTTTCCGGTCAGGATCGCGCCGGGCAGGTTGATGGTGTCGGTGAGCAGATTGTGGGTGTCGCCGAGTTCACCCAACCCGACCGTGTTGCCCAGCGCGATCACCGCATGGAGCGGGTCGTTGAGGATCGGCACATCGTGTCCGACCTGCTCCAGCGTCGCGTGAACGGCGTCGATCACGGTGTTGGCGACATTGCCCACCGGCTGCAGCGGTGCGTTCGACCCGAGCAGAGCCCCGGTTCCGTCCAGAGCGCCGCCGGTCACGCCGCCGAGCAGGCCGTCGACCGCGGCGGTGACGGGGGCGAGGAGACTCCCCGTGCCCGGCGCTCCCGCACCACCCAGGTCGCCGACGATGCCGGTGACGCCGCCGAGCAGGCCGCCGGCAGCGCCGGCCACCGCGCCGACATCGCCGAGGATAGGGGACAGCGCCCCGAGTCCCTGACCGCCCAGGAGGGCACCGGGCAGGGCCGCGGCGTCGGTCAGCAGGTTTCCGGCCTCGCCCAGATGGCCGAGGCCGAGGGTCTCGCCGAGATTGGTCAGGCCGTGGACGGCCCCGTTCAGCAGCGGGATCTCGTGCCCGAGGTTCTCGAGGGTCATGTGGACGTCGAGGACGGCGGTGTTCGCGAGGTTCGTGACCGGGGCAAGAAGGCCGCCCGGCGCGAGCAGGCCACCGGCGGTCGCGGTGCCCGTGACGGCGGT from Methylobacterium radiotolerans JCM 2831 encodes:
- a CDS encoding type I secretion system permease/ATPase gives rise to the protein MTDERVLRVARRREFWSAVRAGRTCLITVMIISGLINLLMLTAPIFMLQVYDRVLPSRSIATLVGLAGITLMLLVIQSIFEIFRARILARFGRLVDERLGPRIFRALLARGAEMPRGDDGPQALRDLDTVRGFVSSMAVSAFFDLPWVPLYVAVCFLFHPWLGAAVAGGALFLCVLTVLTDWASSASTQEAVRTAGERRSFTDMAHRTAPLLSALGMRSRMAELWQVRARRNLDVAAYGNDLAIGFGTTARLLRTVLQSSILGLGAFLVVREEATAGVMLAATILSARALAPVDLAIANWKSFSGARQAWGRLVAFLPRREPAALTPLPAPRESVRVTALSIAAPGTDTLVLHDVNVALAPGSALGVIGASGSGKSTFARALVGLARPSRGVIRLDGASIDQWDSDALGRAVGYLPQDIEMFDGTIAENITRFDPEPNPEALLAAAQAAGVHEVVLRLPGGYDARVGSGGLGLSGGQRQRIALARALYGDPFLVVLDEPNSNLDVDGDRALSAAVQGVRARGGIVVVIAHRPSALAAVDRILVLGEGRVQLHGPRDDVLSKLNALTRRTPTRVA
- a CDS encoding PAS domain-containing protein, with protein sequence MTPSLQSALAASGYVGFWETDLATQTVAMTGALPNLLGLDEQRAAAGVPVTAFLEGVHPDDRERVAYLVHEAHHTAGRFEAEFQTNDGPGGVRRVAARGRVEVDARGQGQRCLGVVLDLGDGSQDDLTASAQRLRAIDRVVDALIAVRPLVAEVGSPLLRTLIDATLLEFGKLLAGQMKRTARQLN
- a CDS encoding ABC transporter permease; the encoded protein is MAATRGLGWAGAAALAALLLSPVISLGIAALGGGSELWPHLAAYVLPQAIRDTSLLLAGVGLLVIGLGTGAAWLVSAFDFPGRRVLEGALLLPLAMPTYVVAYAYLDLSHPLGPLQAGLRSLLGLSSPRDLPLPDLRSLPGCILLLGFVLYPYVYLPTRALFLMQAGTLLEAARVLGAGPFRSFLRVALPLARPAVALGTGLALMEALNDVGAAEFLGVRTLTVQVYATWVNRSDLPGAAQIALVMLACVVALVGLERLARGGRGYAGSARRNAAVTRRRLSGWRAGTAVALGATPVVLGFLLPAGHLACEAWRRVAGGGWPDTLAVQTGNTILYASLATGVTVVVGLLVAAAPFLLSARAGRALIRAAGLGYAMPGTVLAVGLLGPLALIDSGLLEAGFATVSVGLGTGAALVIAYALRFLTVTVGASEAGLARIPHTISDAARVLGRGRLATLATVQIPLAWPAMLSGGLLAFVDIAKELPVTLLLRPLNVETLSTFLYGEAARGTYEDGAVAAVLIVMIGLVPVTLLLRIDENAVWRRR
- a CDS encoding extracellular solute-binding protein → MSSLSGKFAWSGLVLSLGLGVTAHAAEVNLYTTREPGLIRPLLEAYTAKSGVKVNTVFVEKGLAERVAAEGARSSADILMTVDIGNLIELVDRDLAQPVRSPALEAAVPAPLRDAEGRWFALSMRARVLYADETLSGLTAATYESLADPQWTGKVCLRSGQHPYNTALISAFLVRHGAEKTEAWLRGLKANLARKAAGGDRDVARDIAADLCEVGLGNSYYVGLMRSGRGGPDQQKWGKAIKVVLPTFEGGGTHVNVSGAVVAKAAPNREEAVKLLEYLVSDEAQAVYANADYEYPVKAGAAIDPLLASLGTLTIDQTPLLEIARNRKAASLLVDKVGFDN
- a CDS encoding DUF2867 domain-containing protein, yielding MMPPAECAVASRYPGADLVDAFAVTLPGPGPHDLSRLAQEALSNPAPWITAAMALRDAAVRLFGVRTSGAMRARLKADGRDRIDFFPVLSRSEREIVLGEDDRHLDFRLSLLLSQRPDGREDLVATTVVRCRNRLGHAYLAAIMPGHILVVRSALRRAAAFQAGRMAV
- a CDS encoding HlyD family type I secretion periplasmic adaptor subunit; translated protein: MTTGHTPIGPGADPTRETRRSLRRHVAGVAAVIVVATGAAAWTAATELSGAIIATGSLVVESNIKKVQHPTGGVVAELPIQEGARVQAGDLLVRLDATTARATYDGVTKSLWEIAARNARLEAERDGRDSLAIAPELEGAGPEVARIVDGERKLFRFRRDALQGQKAQLRERIGQLNEEIKGLAEQAAAKEQETAIIGREYEGVEDLWKKNLIQLTRLTSLQRDMSRLKGERGVLVANIAQTKGKVSETELQIIQLEQNLRSDVAKELAENRAKAATLTEQRITAFDQLQRIEIRAPQTGYVHELAVHTRGGVISPGEQIMLIVPNADSLVAEVRVAPQDIDRLQTGQAAGLRFPSFDQRTTPELNGRVVRIAADVSEDKRTGSFYYLVRLGVTKEELNRLDGAKLMPGMPVEAFIRTADRTVLSYLTKPLVDQARRAFREK
- a CDS encoding ABC transporter ATP-binding protein, whose translation is MSRRFGRTLALDRVSLTLEPGEIVAVLGASGCGKSTLLRLIAGLDAPDAGEIAIGGRRVAGRGRNESPATRGVGLMFQDYALFPHLTVLANVRFGLAHLGGAGAERVARERLEQVGLAHRADSYPGTLSGGEAQRVALARALAPRPRVLLLDEPFSNLDAGNRDRVRADTLAVLRRDRTGALLVTHDAAEAVAFANRIVLIHRGRIVQSGTPEAIYGAPETPFAARALGEIIEIPGRAAADRIATPLGPLPRPAALPDGDVTVCLRPEAIRLKASRGPAGNGVRASVLGRTFAGPRLRLDLAVTGLDAPLRLHLPPAAVPGDEVGIHLVPEQAHIFPAAGASEDKPALN